The Streptomyces luteogriseus genome includes a window with the following:
- a CDS encoding DUF4360 domain-containing protein, which translates to MAGGLLLSGAVAALLTSALPAQTPSSGFDDPPPDKIIIQVATVNGSGCPQGTAAVAVSEDNTAFTVTYSDYLAQAGGNSDPTAFRRNCQLNLKVHVPGGFTYAIASADYRGFASLQRGASASQRASYYFQGSPSTVHKNHPFSGPLNDNWQATDETDWAQLVYAPCGVQRNFNINTEIRVNAGTQSADKVSFMTMDSTDGDISTVYHLAWKECPKKA; encoded by the coding sequence ATGGCCGGTGGCCTGCTCCTGAGCGGTGCGGTAGCCGCGCTCCTCACCAGCGCACTCCCCGCACAAACCCCGTCTTCCGGGTTCGACGACCCGCCCCCGGACAAGATCATCATCCAGGTCGCCACGGTGAACGGCTCCGGCTGTCCGCAGGGCACGGCGGCGGTCGCCGTCTCCGAGGACAACACCGCCTTCACGGTGACCTACAGCGACTACCTCGCCCAGGCGGGCGGGAACTCCGATCCGACCGCGTTCCGCAGGAACTGCCAGCTCAACCTGAAGGTCCACGTCCCCGGCGGCTTCACCTACGCCATCGCGAGCGCGGACTACCGGGGATTCGCCTCCCTCCAGCGGGGCGCGAGCGCCTCCCAGCGGGCCTCGTACTACTTCCAGGGCTCGCCCAGCACGGTGCACAAGAACCACCCCTTCAGCGGCCCCCTCAACGACAACTGGCAGGCCACCGACGAGACGGACTGGGCCCAACTGGTCTACGCACCCTGCGGAGTCCAGCGCAACTTCAACATCAACACCGAGATCCGCGTCAACGCCGGCACCCAGTCGGCCGACAAGGTCAGCTTCATGACGATGGACTCCACGGACGGGGACATCAGCACGGTGTACCACCTGGCGTGGAAGGAGTGCCCGAAGAAGGCGTGA
- a CDS encoding ATP-binding protein, with amino-acid sequence MTPQSISQNPVTVRVFRQRLSSTPRGARLARNLTLNQLHSWGIPCGSDVSCAAGAIVAELAANAVTHGRVPGRDFELRLAIVTGGVRVEVTDARSGPPYPPAPDAVRPPRPVDEHGRGFVLVDALADRWEVIDREPPGKTVRAEIQLPEWISELISK; translated from the coding sequence ATGACGCCACAGTCCATCTCCCAGAACCCGGTTACCGTACGTGTGTTCAGGCAGCGCCTCAGCTCCACCCCGCGTGGTGCCCGCCTCGCCCGCAACCTCACGCTGAACCAGTTGCACTCCTGGGGCATCCCCTGCGGGTCGGACGTCTCCTGCGCGGCCGGCGCGATCGTGGCCGAGTTGGCGGCCAACGCCGTGACGCACGGGCGAGTTCCGGGCCGGGACTTCGAACTGCGGCTGGCGATCGTCACGGGCGGTGTCCGGGTGGAGGTGACCGACGCCCGCAGTGGGCCCCCGTATCCGCCCGCCCCGGATGCCGTACGCCCGCCTCGGCCCGTCGACGAGCACGGCCGGGGGTTCGTCCTGGTCGACGCACTCGCCGACCGCTGGGAGGTGATCGACCGCGAACCGCCCGGCAAGACCGTGCGTGCGGAGATCCAGCTGCCGGAGTGGATTTCGGAGCTGATTTCGAAATGA
- a CDS encoding RrF2 family transcriptional regulator gives MRISARADYAVRAVVELAVRQGEGPVKAEAVATAQDIPHKFLEGILGDLRRGGVVDSRRGGGGGYRLAREAAEITVADVIRAVDGPIVSVRGERPTGLAYSGTAEPLLPLWIALRANVRRILEGVTIADLAAGALPEPVERLAAEPAAWENP, from the coding sequence ATGAGGATCTCGGCACGTGCGGACTACGCGGTACGAGCGGTCGTGGAGCTGGCCGTCCGGCAGGGGGAGGGGCCGGTCAAGGCGGAGGCCGTCGCCACCGCGCAGGACATCCCCCACAAGTTCCTGGAGGGGATCCTCGGCGATCTGCGGCGCGGCGGGGTCGTCGACAGCCGGCGCGGCGGGGGCGGCGGCTACCGGCTGGCCCGGGAGGCCGCGGAGATCACGGTCGCGGACGTGATCCGGGCCGTGGACGGGCCGATCGTGTCGGTGCGCGGCGAGCGGCCGACCGGTCTCGCCTATTCCGGCACGGCCGAGCCGCTGCTGCCGTTGTGGATCGCCCTGCGGGCCAATGTGCGCAGGATCCTGGAGGGCGTGACGATCGCCGACCTCGCGGCGGGGGCGCTGCCGGAGCCGGTGGAGCGGCTGGCGGCGGAACCGGCGGCCTGGGAGAACCCGTGA
- a CDS encoding PPOX class F420-dependent oxidoreductase has protein sequence MNDRPTPRLLSDAALSDLLAAQQFGTLATVKRSGHPHLTTMLYSWDAESRTVRFSTTADRVKVQHLRREPRAALHVQSGDVWSFAVAEGEAEVSEATAVPGDAVGRELLAMIPAGARPEDEDAYLRQLVDERRVVIRLRVDRLYGTALDIG, from the coding sequence ATGAACGACAGACCGACACCCCGCCTCCTGTCCGACGCAGCCCTCTCCGACCTGCTCGCCGCGCAGCAGTTCGGCACACTCGCCACCGTCAAGCGCAGTGGCCATCCGCACCTGACCACCATGCTGTACAGCTGGGACGCCGAGTCCCGCACGGTGCGCTTCTCGACCACCGCCGACCGTGTCAAGGTCCAGCACCTGCGCCGTGAACCGCGTGCGGCGTTGCACGTGCAGAGCGGGGACGTCTGGTCGTTCGCCGTCGCCGAGGGCGAGGCGGAGGTCTCCGAGGCCACCGCGGTCCCCGGCGACGCGGTCGGCCGGGAACTGCTCGCGATGATCCCGGCGGGCGCCCGACCGGAGGACGAGGACGCCTACCTCCGGCAACTGGTGGACGAGCGGCGCGTCGTCATCCGGCTGCGGGTGGACCGGCTGTACGGGACCGCGCTCGACATCGGGTAA
- a CDS encoding alpha/beta fold hydrolase — MRSAAVTPEGDQIRWVELPGQEPPRVYVHGLGATSPAYFAAVAVDPRLSGRRSLLLDLLGHGISDRPTHFDYTLESHADALANALTAAGVSAAELIAHSMGGSVAIVLAARHPHLVSRLVLIDANLDPIPRIPGSSGSSGIAAHSEEEFLNGGWEEVRDRVGPHWWSTMRLAGREALHRSAFHLTRGTTPTMRELLLDLRIPRTFLLPAADGPLPGADALTEAGVSVVPIPDCGHNIMLDNPETFVRATAAALTSRD, encoded by the coding sequence GTGCGCAGCGCCGCCGTAACGCCCGAGGGCGACCAGATCCGCTGGGTCGAGCTGCCGGGGCAGGAGCCGCCACGCGTCTACGTGCACGGGCTGGGCGCCACGTCACCGGCCTACTTCGCCGCCGTCGCGGTCGACCCGAGGCTGTCCGGCCGCCGCTCCCTGCTCCTGGACCTCCTGGGCCACGGCATCAGCGACCGCCCGACGCACTTCGACTACACGCTGGAGTCGCACGCCGACGCACTCGCCAACGCTCTGACGGCGGCGGGTGTTTCGGCCGCCGAGCTGATCGCCCACAGCATGGGCGGCTCGGTCGCGATCGTCCTGGCGGCCCGCCACCCTCACCTGGTCTCCCGCCTGGTCCTGATCGACGCGAACCTGGACCCGATCCCGCGCATCCCGGGTTCGTCGGGCAGCAGCGGCATCGCCGCCCACTCCGAGGAGGAGTTCCTGAACGGCGGTTGGGAGGAGGTCCGCGACCGGGTGGGCCCGCACTGGTGGTCCACGATGCGCCTGGCGGGCCGCGAGGCCCTGCACCGCAGCGCGTTCCACCTCACCCGCGGTACGACCCCGACCATGCGCGAGCTCCTGCTGGACCTGAGGATTCCCCGCACCTTCCTGCTCCCCGCGGCGGACGGCCCGCTTCCGGGCGCCGACGCCCTCACCGAGGCGGGCGTGTCCGTCGTCCCGATCCCCGACTGCGGCCACAACATCATGCTGGACAACCCGGAGACCTTCGTGCGGGCCACCGCCGCGGCACTGACGTCCCGGGACTGA
- a CDS encoding aldose epimerase family protein, translating into MELNRRTVIAGAAAASIAATTLGGTAHATGGRKPVKTLFGKLADGTKVYSWSLENGGTRLKVLSWGGVVQSLEIPDRRGRYANVSAGFDNLEDYVAKTPYFGALIGRYGNRIGKGKFTLDGKNYQLSVNDGEQSLHGGTQGFDKRVWDVEPFTKGSDVGLHLYYTSVDGEMGYPGTLKTKVTYTLTRHGDWRIDYEATTDKATVVNLTSHVYWNLAGEGSGTIEDHELHIAGSRYTPTDAGLIPTGELAKVAGTPFDFTRAKPIGRDIRVSHPQLVTAKGFDHNWVLDKGITARPEHVATLRDPASGRSMKIATNEPGLQFYSGNFLDGTLTGPSGRTYRQGDALCLETQHFPDSPNKPKFPSTVLRPGQTYRTTTIHTFGC; encoded by the coding sequence ATGGAACTGAACAGACGCACGGTCATCGCGGGAGCAGCGGCGGCGAGCATAGCCGCCACCACGCTCGGCGGCACGGCGCACGCCACGGGAGGCAGGAAGCCGGTGAAGACGCTCTTCGGCAAGCTGGCCGACGGCACCAAGGTCTACAGCTGGTCGCTGGAGAACGGCGGCACCCGCCTGAAGGTCCTCTCCTGGGGCGGTGTCGTCCAGTCCCTGGAGATCCCGGACCGTCGCGGCCGCTACGCCAACGTCTCCGCGGGCTTCGACAACCTCGAGGACTACGTCGCGAAGACCCCGTACTTCGGCGCCCTGATCGGCCGGTACGGCAACCGCATCGGCAAGGGCAAGTTCACCCTCGACGGCAAGAACTACCAGCTGTCCGTGAACGACGGCGAGCAGAGCCTGCACGGCGGCACCCAGGGCTTCGACAAGCGCGTGTGGGACGTCGAGCCGTTCACCAAGGGCTCCGACGTCGGCCTGCACCTGTACTACACGTCCGTCGACGGCGAGATGGGCTACCCGGGCACGCTCAAGACGAAGGTGACGTACACGCTCACCCGACACGGCGACTGGCGCATCGACTACGAGGCCACCACGGACAAGGCCACCGTCGTCAACCTCACCAGCCACGTCTACTGGAACCTGGCCGGCGAGGGCAGCGGCACGATCGAGGACCACGAGCTGCACATCGCGGGCTCCCGCTACACGCCCACCGACGCGGGTCTGATTCCCACGGGCGAGCTGGCCAAGGTCGCGGGCACGCCGTTCGACTTCACCCGGGCCAAGCCGATCGGCCGGGACATCCGCGTCTCCCACCCGCAGCTGGTGACCGCCAAGGGCTTCGACCACAACTGGGTCCTCGACAAGGGCATCACCGCCCGGCCCGAGCACGTCGCGACCCTGCGCGACCCGGCTTCCGGCCGCAGCATGAAGATCGCCACGAACGAGCCGGGCCTGCAGTTCTACTCCGGCAACTTCCTCGACGGCACGCTGACCGGCCCGTCCGGCCGCACCTACCGGCAGGGTGACGCACTCTGCCTGGAGACGCAGCACTTCCCGGACTCGCCGAACAAGCCGAAGTTCCCGTCGACGGTGCTGCGACCGGGGCAGACGTACCGCACGACCACGATCCACACGTTCGGCTGCTGA
- the mmsB gene encoding multiple monosaccharide ABC transporter permease, translating to MSTDVTAKSPAPAPPGKSGGAAGDGLLQLVMDGMRRNMRQYGMLIALGLIVVLFAVWTDGDLLLPRNVSNLVLQNSYILILAIGMMLVIIAGHIDLSVGSLTAFVGSMAAVFMVKQDLPWPLAVVLCLAVGAVAGAVQGFFIAYGGIPSFIVTLAGMLIFRGLTEIFLEGQTLGPFPDGLQKVANGFLPEVGPNTNYHNLTLLLGFAMIAFVIFQEVRDRKRQQEFDLDVPPTKLFLLKLVAIGAAVLTLTMLLASYKGAPIVLLILGVLLVGFGYVMRNAIIGRHIYAIGGNLPAAKLSGVKDKKVTFLVFLNMGMLAALAGLVFAARFNAASPKAGLNFELEAIAASFIGGASMSGGVGTVLGAIIGGLVLGVLNNGMNLVGIGTDWQQVIKGMVLLAAVGFDVWNKRKVGS from the coding sequence ATGAGCACGGACGTGACCGCCAAGAGCCCGGCCCCCGCGCCGCCGGGCAAGAGCGGAGGGGCCGCGGGCGACGGCCTGTTGCAGCTGGTGATGGACGGTATGCGCCGCAACATGCGGCAGTACGGCATGCTGATCGCGCTGGGCCTGATCGTGGTCCTGTTCGCCGTCTGGACCGACGGTGACCTGCTGCTGCCGCGCAACGTCTCCAACCTGGTGCTGCAGAACAGCTACATCCTGATCCTCGCGATCGGCATGATGCTGGTCATCATCGCCGGCCACATCGACCTCTCGGTCGGATCGCTGACGGCGTTCGTCGGGTCGATGGCCGCCGTGTTCATGGTCAAACAGGACCTTCCCTGGCCGCTCGCCGTGGTGCTGTGTCTGGCCGTGGGCGCGGTCGCGGGTGCCGTACAGGGGTTCTTCATCGCGTACGGCGGGATACCGTCGTTCATCGTGACCCTGGCGGGCATGCTGATCTTCCGCGGTCTCACGGAGATCTTCCTGGAGGGCCAGACCCTCGGCCCCTTCCCGGACGGGCTGCAGAAGGTCGCCAACGGGTTCCTGCCCGAGGTCGGTCCCAACACGAACTACCACAACCTCACCCTGCTGCTCGGCTTCGCGATGATCGCCTTCGTGATCTTCCAGGAGGTCCGTGACCGCAAGCGGCAGCAGGAGTTCGACCTGGACGTCCCGCCCACCAAGCTGTTCCTGCTGAAGCTGGTCGCGATCGGCGCCGCGGTGCTGACGCTCACCATGCTGCTGGCCAGCTACAAGGGCGCCCCGATCGTGCTGCTCATCCTGGGCGTGCTGCTCGTCGGCTTCGGCTACGTCATGCGCAACGCGATCATCGGCCGCCACATCTACGCGATCGGCGGCAACCTCCCGGCGGCCAAGCTGTCGGGTGTGAAGGACAAGAAGGTCACCTTCCTTGTCTTCCTGAACATGGGCATGCTCGCGGCCCTGGCGGGTCTGGTCTTCGCCGCCCGCTTCAACGCGGCCTCTCCCAAGGCCGGCCTCAACTTCGAGCTGGAGGCGATCGCGGCCTCGTTCATCGGCGGTGCGTCGATGAGCGGCGGTGTCGGCACCGTCCTCGGCGCGATCATCGGTGGCCTGGTCCTGGGCGTGCTGAACAACGGTATGAACCTCGTCGGCATCGGCACCGACTGGCAGCAGGTCATCAAGGGCATGGTGCTGCTGGCGGCCGTCGGGTTCGACGTGTGGAACAAGCGCAAGGTCGGTTCGTAA
- a CDS encoding YciI family protein produces the protein MEFFCYHRDRPGSLPLREELGEAHWAYMDRYEAELIARGPTFADDGETPTGSVHIVDLPDAAAARAFAFDEPNYQAGAYRDVLVRRWRNLLGRTMWEFPGGRTGGKRYLVLGLGAGDGADLDVPGAWQDELIAYGPLLSDDGAVWVGTAALVRAADAEAARAVLTSHRYAAIEVHDWEFGGRR, from the coding sequence ATGGAGTTTTTCTGCTACCACCGCGACCGGCCCGGCTCCCTGCCCTTGCGCGAGGAGCTGGGGGAGGCGCACTGGGCCTATATGGACCGGTACGAGGCGGAGTTGATCGCCCGGGGGCCGACCTTCGCCGATGACGGGGAGACGCCCACCGGCAGTGTGCACATCGTGGACCTGCCGGATGCCGCCGCCGCCCGGGCGTTCGCCTTCGACGAGCCCAACTACCAGGCCGGGGCGTACCGGGACGTGCTGGTGCGACGGTGGCGGAACCTGCTGGGCCGCACCATGTGGGAGTTCCCAGGCGGCCGGACAGGCGGGAAGCGGTACCTCGTTCTCGGGCTCGGCGCGGGAGACGGTGCCGACCTCGACGTGCCGGGTGCCTGGCAGGACGAACTGATCGCGTACGGACCGCTGCTGTCCGACGACGGCGCCGTGTGGGTGGGCACGGCCGCACTGGTGCGGGCTGCGGATGCGGAGGCGGCGCGTGCGGTGCTGACCTCGCATCGGTACGCCGCAATCGAGGTGCATGACTGGGAGTTCGGCGGGCGACGGTGA
- a CDS encoding pyridoxal phosphate-dependent aminotransferase produces MADNVTSLFRSTAAHSPSMAALTREGGEGAGPVDFCIPCNPYFPTPAMFEDMAGRLRDIITYYPSSADTITAELCSLLQLPPQCVAMGNGSTELITWIDHLLVRESLAVPVPTFGRWTDQPMETGKRVDMFPLQESSGFALDLAQYAEFIRARGTRVAVICNPNNPDGGFLHKHAIVQFMDAMADLDLIVIDESFLEFADAEAEPSVVQEAMLRPNVVVLRSLGKNFGLHGIRFGYLVANPALASRVRSMLPKWNLNSFAEHVVFMLKEHGSEYAQSLQQVRRDRLDMAGQLSSLPGLTVYPSQGNFLFVRLPVGAEGTVVRDRMLTEHRILVRECGNKIGSSSRFLRLVVRPQVDVRRLVSGLEQVLYGTSRRGAAVPELGNGTSYSSGTAAVDRLVSETNGSGMRGLAAQAVGMAGAPAPAAATAGGQGLAPAAASTGGMGFAPAAASTGGMGFAPAAAAAAPAPAPATGIGMPLPAAASAVPAGTSGGMPMPAAAPMPQPQPQPPQPQMPQAVPQPAPQPVAAPATPLAPVAQAPAPVPAPAPVPAPAPAPSPMAAPFTGPTPPGVPARGGLTAAQVRGTNGLTPAPATGWPAAQSWPNAAGMGQTG; encoded by the coding sequence ATGGCCGACAACGTCACGTCGCTGTTCCGCAGTACCGCGGCACACAGCCCGTCGATGGCGGCTCTGACACGTGAGGGCGGCGAGGGAGCCGGCCCCGTGGACTTCTGTATCCCCTGCAACCCGTACTTCCCGACCCCGGCCATGTTCGAGGACATGGCGGGCCGGCTGCGCGACATCATCACGTACTACCCGAGCAGCGCGGACACGATCACGGCCGAGCTGTGCAGCCTGCTCCAGCTGCCCCCGCAGTGCGTGGCCATGGGCAACGGCTCGACCGAACTCATCACCTGGATCGACCACCTGCTGGTCCGCGAGTCCCTCGCCGTCCCCGTCCCGACCTTCGGGCGCTGGACCGACCAGCCGATGGAGACCGGCAAGCGGGTCGACATGTTCCCGCTCCAGGAGTCCAGCGGTTTCGCCCTCGACCTCGCGCAGTACGCCGAGTTCATCCGGGCCCGCGGCACCCGCGTCGCGGTGATCTGCAACCCGAACAACCCCGACGGCGGCTTCCTGCACAAGCACGCCATCGTGCAGTTCATGGACGCCATGGCCGACCTCGACCTGATCGTCATCGACGAGTCGTTCCTGGAGTTCGCCGACGCCGAGGCCGAGCCGTCGGTCGTCCAGGAGGCGATGCTGCGGCCCAACGTGGTCGTGCTGCGCAGCCTCGGCAAGAACTTCGGCCTGCACGGCATCCGCTTCGGCTACCTCGTCGCCAACCCGGCGCTCGCGAGCCGGGTTCGTTCGATGCTCCCGAAGTGGAACCTCAACTCCTTCGCCGAGCACGTCGTCTTCATGCTGAAGGAGCACGGCTCCGAGTACGCGCAGAGCCTCCAGCAGGTGCGCCGCGACCGCCTCGACATGGCCGGCCAGCTCTCCTCCCTGCCCGGGCTCACGGTCTACCCCTCACAGGGCAACTTCCTCTTCGTGCGCCTCCCCGTGGGCGCCGAGGGCACCGTGGTCCGGGACCGGATGCTCACCGAGCACCGGATCCTGGTCCGCGAGTGCGGCAACAAGATCGGTTCGTCCAGTCGCTTCCTGCGTCTCGTGGTGCGCCCCCAGGTGGACGTGCGTCGCCTGGTGTCCGGCCTGGAACAGGTGCTCTACGGGACGTCCAGGAGGGGAGCCGCCGTACCCGAGCTGGGCAACGGGACCAGCTACAGCTCGGGTACGGCGGCCGTGGACCGTCTGGTGAGCGAGACGAACGGGTCGGGTATGCGGGGGCTCGCGGCGCAGGCGGTGGGGATGGCCGGGGCGCCGGCCCCCGCCGCGGCCACGGCCGGAGGGCAGGGGCTCGCCCCGGCGGCGGCGAGTACGGGTGGGATGGGGTTCGCCCCGGCGGCGGCGAGTACGGGTGGGATGGGGTTCGCTCCCGCCGCGGCGGCCGCCGCCCCGGCTCCCGCTCCGGCCACCGGCATCGGCATGCCGCTCCCCGCCGCCGCGTCCGCCGTACCGGCGGGTACGAGCGGCGGGATGCCGATGCCGGCCGCGGCGCCGATGCCGCAGCCGCAGCCGCAGCCGCCCCAGCCCCAGATGCCGCAGGCGGTGCCGCAGCCGGCTCCCCAGCCGGTGGCCGCCCCGGCTACGCCCCTGGCACCCGTGGCCCAGGCGCCTGCGCCGGTTCCAGCTCCGGCGCCGGTCCCTGCTCCCGCGCCCGCCCCGTCGCCCATGGCCGCTCCGTTCACCGGGCCCACGCCGCCCGGCGTTCCGGCCCGTGGGGGCCTGACGGCGGCGCAGGTGCGGGGGACGAACGGACTGACGCCCGCGCCGGCCACGGGGTGGCCCGCCGCGCAGAGCTGGCCCAACGCGGCGGGCATGGGGCAGACGGGGTAG
- a CDS encoding arabinan endo-1,5-alpha-L-arabinosidase, whose amino-acid sequence MSRTPVRRRTALLALPAAALLALLPSTASAYPNPGRVTGDVVTHDPSMIRTSSGQYLLYATGGGIANKTSSDRTAFRNGADAFSSRPGWWRNYSSVPEAWAPDISYHGGTYLMYYSVSKFGSNTSAIGLATSSTGRPGSWTDQGTVYTSNSASDFNAIDPNLFVNDDGKWWLSFGSWWTGLKMIQINPATGKQLSSDTTRYSLASRPTGTKAVEAPFIVKRGGYYYLFASYDTCCAGTSSTYKVKVGRASSVTGPYRDKNGVDLMKNGGTPVLESHGNVVGPGGQSIMNDADGDLIVYHYYDGNDNGTPKLGINLLNWSSGWPVAY is encoded by the coding sequence ATGAGCCGCACCCCCGTGCGCAGGCGCACCGCCCTGCTCGCACTCCCCGCCGCAGCGCTGCTCGCCCTGCTTCCGAGCACGGCGTCCGCGTACCCCAACCCCGGCCGGGTGACCGGCGACGTCGTCACCCACGACCCGTCGATGATCCGCACCTCGTCGGGCCAGTACCTGCTCTACGCGACCGGCGGCGGCATCGCCAACAAGACCAGCAGCGACCGCACCGCCTTCAGGAACGGCGCCGACGCCTTCTCCAGCCGGCCGGGCTGGTGGCGGAACTACTCGTCCGTCCCGGAAGCCTGGGCGCCGGACATCTCGTACCACGGCGGCACGTACCTGATGTACTACTCCGTCTCGAAGTTCGGCTCGAACACCTCCGCCATCGGCCTCGCCACCTCCAGCACCGGCCGGCCGGGCAGCTGGACCGACCAGGGCACGGTCTACACGTCGAACTCCGCCAGTGACTTCAACGCCATCGACCCGAACCTCTTCGTGAACGACGACGGCAAGTGGTGGCTGTCGTTCGGAAGTTGGTGGACCGGGCTCAAGATGATCCAGATCAACCCCGCCACCGGCAAACAGCTCTCCTCCGACACCACCCGCTACTCGCTCGCCTCCCGCCCCACCGGGACCAAGGCCGTCGAAGCGCCCTTCATCGTCAAAAGGGGCGGCTACTACTACCTCTTCGCCTCGTACGACACCTGCTGCGCCGGCACCAGCTCGACGTACAAGGTGAAGGTCGGGCGCGCCTCCAGTGTCACGGGGCCGTACCGCGACAAGAACGGCGTGGACCTGATGAAGAACGGCGGCACGCCCGTCCTGGAGTCGCACGGCAACGTCGTCGGCCCCGGCGGACAGTCGATCATGAACGACGCCGATGGTGACCTGATCGTCTACCACTACTACGACGGCAACGACAACGGCACGCCCAAGCTCGGCATCAACCTCCTGAACTGGAGCAGCGGATGGCCCGTCGCCTACTGA
- a CDS encoding DUF397 domain-containing protein, which translates to MSTVELAWFKSSYSSSGDGDCVEVAVTPHLDTIHIRDSKNRQGPELRLSLTAWAAFLAHAAE; encoded by the coding sequence ATGAGCACCGTCGAACTGGCCTGGTTCAAGTCCAGCTACAGCAGCAGTGGCGACGGCGATTGCGTCGAAGTAGCCGTAACCCCTCACCTCGACACCATCCACATCCGGGACTCGAAGAACAGGCAGGGCCCCGAGCTCCGCCTCTCCCTCACCGCCTGGGCCGCCTTCCTCGCACACGCCGCCGAGTAA
- a CDS encoding helix-turn-helix domain-containing protein: MVDGVVGTGTGGEPESSDSLRTFGAVVQGLREHAGLSREEFGELVRFSKHTVASVELGRRMPDAEFVQRAEEVFGRTGALRRAAGCLERQPGLAAWFRRWAALEQAAITLYTYECRMIPGLLQTEAYARALFANQLPPLDDGQIEERWAARAERQKLLKGRPNTAFSFILEEHLFLRCLGGGGVTRELVDHLQEIAELRNVEVQIMPVAQGAHAGLAGPMQLLETPENRWLAYNEGQRGGQFISDPKEISVLHRRYARMRSQALSLEDSLSLLQRMRGNL; this comes from the coding sequence GTGGTCGATGGCGTGGTGGGGACGGGCACGGGTGGCGAGCCGGAGTCGTCCGACAGTCTGCGGACGTTCGGAGCGGTGGTCCAGGGCTTGCGCGAGCACGCGGGATTGAGCCGGGAGGAGTTCGGGGAGCTGGTGCGGTTCTCCAAACACACGGTGGCTTCGGTGGAGTTGGGAAGGAGGATGCCGGACGCGGAATTCGTGCAGCGCGCGGAGGAGGTGTTCGGGAGGACGGGGGCGTTGCGGAGGGCGGCGGGGTGTCTGGAGCGACAGCCGGGGCTGGCGGCTTGGTTTCGGCGGTGGGCTGCGCTGGAGCAGGCGGCGATCACGTTGTACACGTACGAGTGCCGCATGATTCCTGGCTTGTTGCAGACTGAGGCATACGCGCGAGCGCTCTTCGCCAATCAGTTGCCGCCGCTGGACGACGGACAGATCGAGGAACGGTGGGCCGCTCGGGCCGAGCGGCAGAAGCTGCTGAAGGGGCGACCGAACACCGCGTTCAGCTTCATCCTGGAGGAGCACCTGTTCCTGCGATGCCTGGGTGGGGGTGGAGTCACCCGTGAGCTCGTCGATCATCTGCAGGAGATCGCGGAGCTGCGGAACGTCGAGGTCCAGATCATGCCGGTGGCGCAAGGGGCACACGCAGGGTTGGCGGGTCCCATGCAGTTGCTGGAAACACCCGAGAACCGGTGGCTCGCCTACAACGAAGGCCAGCGCGGAGGCCAGTTCATCTCTGACCCGAAAGAGATCAGCGTGCTTCACAGGCGGTATGCCAGGATGCGTTCGCAGGCTCTCTCCCTCGAAGACTCCTTGAGCCTGTTGCAGCGGATGCGAGGAAACCTATGA